One window of Streptococcus suis genomic DNA carries:
- a CDS encoding Wzz/FepE/Etk N-terminal domain-containing protein has translation MNKQIDDFIDIFELIALFKKNIVIIAICSLIGGAFMGLYASLAVTPQYASSAQLLVTPQYASSAQLLVAQDPIDVGNQNAYVSAADSIRINLEMIPTYRDILFGVPVLGKVADSFGGKYPDYYLKERLTFTQTKDSQAFVVNLRMDDAQEAQAVLEEITTVFSDTLQDIYSEGFGKVVVLSPASYNANKVSPSIIKNVVTGILAGIFLSFGFIISRNLFDRTVKNDAYLQAQNLTLLTELHDMTASEISNAHYKLNK, from the coding sequence ATGAATAAACAGATAGATGATTTCATAGATATTTTTGAGTTGATAGCACTTTTTAAGAAAAATATCGTGATCATTGCCATTTGTTCTCTCATTGGGGGAGCATTTATGGGATTATATGCTAGTTTGGCTGTTACTCCCCAGTATGCATCTAGCGCTCAGTTGCTGGTTACTCCCCAGTATGCATCTAGCGCTCAGTTGCTGGTTGCTCAGGATCCTATTGATGTTGGCAATCAGAATGCTTATGTCAGTGCGGCTGACTCAATCCGAATAAACCTTGAAATGATTCCGACCTATCGAGATATTCTTTTTGGTGTGCCTGTCTTGGGCAAGGTTGCAGATTCATTTGGTGGTAAATACCCGGATTATTACTTGAAAGAGCGCTTGACCTTCACTCAGACAAAAGATTCTCAAGCCTTTGTAGTCAATTTGCGTATGGATGATGCTCAGGAAGCCCAGGCTGTACTTGAGGAAATTACAACGGTCTTTAGTGACACCTTGCAAGATATTTACAGTGAAGGATTTGGTAAGGTGGTCGTCCTCTCACCTGCTTCATACAATGCCAATAAAGTTTCACCTAGTATTATCAAAAATGTCGTGACGGGTATTCTGGCAGGAATCTTCCTATCATTTGGCTTCATCATTTCTAGAAATCTATTTGATCGAACAGTGAAGAATGATGCCTACCTTCAGGCGCAGAACTTAACATTACTGACGGAATTACATGATATGACTGCTAGTGAAATCAGTAATGCCCATTATAAATTAAATAAATAG
- the murB gene encoding UDP-N-acetylmuramate dehydrogenase, giving the protein MKDKIRQELEGIDIRFDEPLKEYTYTKVGGAVDYLAFPRNRYEIVRIVEFANREGIPWQVLGNSSNIIVRDGGIRGFVIRMDKLNSVTVSGYTIEAEAGANLIETTKVALFHSLTGFEFACGIPGSVGGAVYMNAGAYGGEVAHILVSAQILTPAGYVETLDNRDLRFGYRSSILQENGAIVLSAKFALKPGNHPVIKYEMDRLTHLRELKQPLEYPSCGSVFKRPPGMFAGQLIMEAGLMGHRIGGVEVSEKHAGFMVNVADGSAQDYENLIAHVIETVKEFSGVTLEREVRIIGDSL; this is encoded by the coding sequence ATGAAGGATAAGATTAGACAGGAGCTTGAGGGAATCGATATTCGATTTGATGAGCCCTTAAAGGAATATACGTATACAAAAGTCGGGGGTGCAGTAGACTACCTGGCTTTTCCACGTAATCGCTATGAGATTGTACGCATCGTAGAATTTGCCAATCGTGAAGGTATTCCCTGGCAGGTTTTAGGAAATTCTAGTAATATTATCGTCCGTGATGGTGGCATCAGGGGCTTTGTTATCAGGATGGATAAGCTTAACTCAGTGACGGTTTCTGGCTATACGATTGAGGCTGAGGCAGGTGCCAACCTGATTGAGACGACCAAGGTTGCCCTCTTTCATTCCTTGACTGGCTTTGAATTTGCCTGCGGCATTCCTGGTAGTGTCGGCGGTGCTGTTTATATGAATGCCGGTGCTTATGGTGGTGAAGTGGCCCATATCTTGGTATCTGCACAAATTTTAACTCCTGCTGGTTATGTCGAAACCTTGGACAATCGTGATTTGCGCTTTGGTTATCGGTCATCCATCCTGCAGGAAAATGGGGCAATTGTCCTATCTGCCAAATTTGCTTTGAAGCCTGGTAATCATCCGGTTATCAAATATGAAATGGACCGATTGACACATTTGCGCGAGCTTAAGCAACCACTGGAGTACCCTTCTTGTGGATCTGTCTTTAAGCGTCCACCAGGAATGTTTGCTGGCCAGCTCATCATGGAGGCCGGTCTCATGGGGCATCGTATTGGCGGTGTGGAAGTTTCGGAAAAGCATGCAGGCTTTATGGTCAATGTAGCGGATGGGTCAGCTCAGGATTATGAAAACTTGATTGCTCATGTCATTGAAACAGTCAAAGAATTTTCAGGAGTAACCTTGGAGAGAGAGGTTCGGATTATCGGCGATAGTTTGTAA
- a CDS encoding ABC transporter permease, translating into MKKFAKIYLTIAFLVLYLPIFYLIFYAFNEGGDMNGFTGFTLEHFSAMLGDSRLMLILAQTFFLAFLSSLIATIIGTFGAIYIYQSKQKFQNALLSVNNILMVAPDVMIGASFLILFTMIGFQLGFVSVLLSHIAFSIPIVVLMVLPRLKEMNADMISAAYDLGATQPQMLREIMLPYLTPAIIAGYFMAFTYSLDDFAVTFFVTGNGYSNLSVEIYSRARQGISLEINALSTLVFLFSIVLVVGYYFISREKEAN; encoded by the coding sequence ATGAAAAAATTTGCAAAGATTTATCTAACCATTGCCTTCCTTGTCTTGTATCTGCCAATTTTCTATTTGATTTTCTATGCCTTCAATGAAGGTGGAGATATGAATGGCTTTACTGGTTTTACGTTAGAGCATTTCTCAGCCATGCTGGGAGATAGTCGCCTGATGCTGATTTTGGCTCAAACCTTCTTTTTAGCCTTCCTCAGCTCGCTGATTGCGACAATTATCGGGACCTTCGGTGCCATTTATATCTACCAGTCCAAGCAGAAGTTTCAGAATGCCCTTTTATCGGTCAACAATATCCTCATGGTAGCACCAGACGTTATGATTGGTGCGAGTTTCTTGATTCTCTTTACCATGATTGGTTTCCAGCTGGGCTTTGTCTCTGTCTTACTCAGCCACATTGCCTTTTCGATTCCGATTGTGGTCCTCATGGTCTTGCCACGACTCAAAGAAATGAATGCTGATATGATTTCCGCAGCCTATGACTTGGGGGCAACGCAACCACAAATGCTCCGAGAAATCATGTTGCCTTATTTGACTCCAGCTATTATTGCAGGCTACTTCATGGCCTTTACTTACTCGCTGGATGATTTTGCCGTGACCTTCTTTGTCACAGGAAATGGCTACTCAAACCTGTCTGTTGAGATTTACTCACGGGCTCGTCAGGGGATTTCTTTGGAAATCAATGCCCTGTCCACCCTGGTCTTCCTCTTCAGTATTGTGCTTGTCGTAGGTTATTACTTTATTTCGCGTGAGAAGGAGGCAAACTAA
- a CDS encoding ABC transporter ATP-binding protein produces MKKPIIEFKDVSKVFEDSGTTVLKNISFELEEGKFYTLLGASGSGKSTILNIIAGLLDATSGDIYLDGQRINDVPTNKRDVHTVFQSYALFPHMTVFENVAFPLKLRKVDKAEIDRRVKEALQMVRLSGYENRAIQKLSGGQRQRVAIARAIINQPRVVLLDEPLSALDLKLRTEMQYELRELQQRLGITFVFVTHDQEEALAMSDWIFVMNDGEIVQSGTPVDIYDEPINHFVATFIGESNILPGRMLEDYLVEFNGKRFEAVDGGMRPNEDVQVVIRPEDLRITLPEEGKLQVKVDTQLFRGVHYEIIAYDDLGNEWMIHSTRKAIVGEVIGLDFEPEDIHIMRLNETEEEFDARIEEYVEVEEVEDGLINAIEEERNEENL; encoded by the coding sequence TTGAAAAAGCCAATTATTGAATTTAAAGACGTTTCTAAGGTCTTCGAGGACAGTGGAACAACTGTCTTGAAAAACATTAGTTTTGAACTGGAAGAAGGCAAGTTTTATACTTTGCTTGGTGCTTCTGGTTCCGGTAAATCAACGATTTTGAATATTATCGCAGGTCTCCTGGATGCGACGTCTGGTGACATTTATCTGGATGGACAGCGGATCAATGATGTTCCGACCAACAAGCGGGATGTCCATACTGTCTTTCAATCATATGCCCTTTTCCCGCATATGACCGTCTTTGAAAATGTGGCTTTTCCACTAAAATTACGCAAGGTTGATAAGGCTGAAATTGATCGCCGTGTCAAAGAGGCTCTGCAGATGGTTCGTTTATCTGGTTATGAGAACCGTGCCATCCAGAAATTGTCTGGAGGTCAACGTCAGCGTGTGGCCATTGCGCGTGCAATCATCAACCAACCGCGCGTTGTCTTGCTAGATGAGCCTTTATCAGCTCTTGACTTGAAACTACGGACCGAGATGCAATACGAATTGCGTGAATTGCAGCAGCGTCTGGGCATTACCTTTGTCTTTGTTACTCATGACCAAGAAGAGGCGCTGGCTATGTCTGACTGGATTTTCGTCATGAATGATGGTGAAATTGTTCAATCAGGGACACCAGTTGACATTTATGATGAGCCAATCAACCATTTTGTAGCGACCTTTATCGGGGAGTCCAATATTCTGCCTGGTCGCATGCTTGAGGACTACCTGGTTGAGTTTAACGGCAAGCGTTTTGAGGCTGTGGACGGTGGTATGCGTCCAAATGAAGATGTACAAGTGGTCATCCGCCCGGAAGATTTGCGGATTACCCTGCCTGAAGAAGGCAAGTTGCAGGTTAAGGTGGATACCCAGCTCTTCCGTGGGGTTCATTACGAAATCATCGCCTATGATGATTTGGGCAATGAGTGGATGATTCACTCGACGCGCAAGGCTATTGTCGGTGAGGTCATCGGTCTGGACTTTGAACCAGAAGACATCCATATCATGCGTCTCAACGAAACGGAAGAAGAATTTGATGCCCGTATCGAGGAATATGTAGAAGTCGAAGAAGTGGAAGATGGCTTGATCAATGCCATTGAGGAGGAACGCAATGAAGAAAACCTCTAA
- a CDS encoding sugar transferase yields the protein MEYRRLFHIFYLAISAIIFSISFAIVCDKSLSTLEYAYIGGIQALVALMAGNHHFYNKSYKTLTYVTSSVQLIVFVILTILAAFHLIRYPDWPTLLLALLLATSCTHIYNYLALYVYRKIFGGKRLCVIGHEDEVVKSVVNLMKFENMIFTVTHAFTTDFATNVSNYLDDIDAVYFAGEVGRDREVIYTMLIRENKGIYNAVYFRSGLEIQSSIYQFGDDIFIGFKTFQLTKVECFFKRMFDILISLVLFMLTWPIMLLVALAIKLDSKGPVFYTQQRVTMNGRLFQVLKFRSMVNNAEGKSGPVLATSNDSRVTRLGQFLRATRLDELPQLFNILRGDMSIVGPRPERPHFVEQYEKQNPYYHLRHRVRAGLTGYAQIYGTYNSDFNSKLKYDLLYIQRYSFYFDFKLVLHTLNILLDKLSAQGVDKNTDKKITSLKQLEAYSIVVK from the coding sequence ATGGAATATAGAAGATTATTTCACATCTTCTATCTTGCAATTAGCGCAATCATTTTCTCGATTAGTTTTGCCATTGTTTGTGACAAGTCCTTGTCTACACTGGAATATGCTTATATCGGGGGTATTCAGGCTCTGGTAGCTTTGATGGCTGGTAATCATCACTTTTACAACAAGTCTTATAAAACGCTGACCTATGTAACCTCTTCAGTTCAGCTGATTGTCTTTGTTATTCTGACAATCTTAGCAGCCTTTCACCTGATAAGGTATCCAGATTGGCCTACTTTATTACTAGCTCTATTATTGGCCACAAGCTGTACTCATATATATAATTATCTGGCCTTATATGTTTATCGGAAAATTTTTGGTGGTAAACGATTATGTGTTATTGGACATGAGGATGAAGTAGTCAAATCAGTAGTAAATTTGATGAAGTTTGAAAATATGATTTTTACTGTCACTCATGCCTTTACGACAGATTTTGCTACAAATGTCAGCAACTATCTCGATGATATTGATGCAGTTTATTTTGCTGGTGAGGTCGGAAGAGATCGAGAAGTAATTTACACTATGCTGATAAGGGAGAATAAGGGGATTTACAATGCTGTATATTTCCGTTCTGGTCTGGAAATTCAGTCTTCCATCTATCAATTCGGCGATGATATTTTCATAGGGTTTAAGACTTTTCAGCTTACAAAAGTGGAATGTTTTTTCAAGAGAATGTTTGATATTCTTATTTCATTAGTCTTATTTATGCTGACATGGCCTATCATGCTTTTAGTCGCTCTAGCAATCAAGCTGGATTCAAAAGGCCCGGTCTTCTATACCCAGCAGCGTGTCACAATGAATGGCAGACTGTTTCAAGTTTTAAAATTCCGTTCTATGGTCAATAATGCTGAAGGTAAGTCTGGACCAGTCCTTGCTACATCTAATGATAGTCGGGTAACACGCTTGGGCCAATTTTTAAGAGCGACTCGCCTGGATGAATTGCCACAATTGTTTAATATTTTAAGGGGGGATATGTCTATCGTTGGTCCGAGACCCGAGCGTCCTCACTTTGTCGAACAATATGAAAAACAGAATCCCTATTATCATCTTCGACATAGAGTAAGAGCTGGCTTGACAGGCTATGCTCAGATTTACGGGACCTATAATTCAGATTTCAATAGTAAATTAAAGTATGATTTATTGTACATTCAACGCTATTCTTTCTATTTTGATTTCAAACTGGTATTGCATACATTGAATATCTTATTGGATAAGTTAAGTGCGCAGGGTGTAGATAAAAATACTGACAAAAAAATCACGAGCTTGAAGCAATTGGAAGCTTATTCGATCGTTGTCAAATAG
- a CDS encoding ABC transporter permease — protein sequence MKKTSKLFAIPYALWVFLFVLAPVALIVFKSFFDIHGNFTLANYQTYFNSPNNTYLRMSFNSIFYAGLITLVTLLVSYPTAYFLTKLKHKQLWLMLIILPTWVNLLLKAYAFIGIFGQYGSVNQFLEFIGLGAQQILFTDFSFITVAAYIEIPFMILPIFNALDDLDPNLINASRDLGATPWQTFTKVIFPLSMNGVRSGVQAVFIPSLSLFMLTRLIGGNRVITLGTAIEQHFLTTQNWGMGSTIGVVLILAMLAIMWLTKERKK from the coding sequence ATGAAGAAAACCTCTAAGCTCTTTGCCATCCCCTATGCTTTATGGGTTTTCCTCTTTGTACTGGCGCCTGTTGCCCTGATTGTCTTTAAGTCTTTCTTTGATATTCATGGCAACTTTACCCTAGCCAACTACCAAACCTACTTTAACTCGCCAAATAATACTTACTTGCGGATGAGTTTTAACTCCATTTTTTACGCAGGTTTGATTACCTTGGTTACTTTGCTGGTATCCTATCCAACAGCCTATTTTTTGACCAAGCTCAAGCACAAGCAGCTCTGGCTCATGTTGATTATCCTGCCGACTTGGGTCAACCTCTTGCTAAAGGCCTATGCCTTTATCGGGATTTTTGGTCAATATGGCTCGGTCAATCAGTTCTTGGAATTTATTGGCCTGGGTGCCCAGCAAATTCTCTTTACAGATTTTTCATTTATCACTGTTGCGGCCTATATTGAAATTCCTTTCATGATTTTGCCGATTTTCAATGCCTTGGATGATTTAGATCCTAATCTTATCAATGCTAGTCGAGATTTGGGGGCAACTCCTTGGCAGACCTTTACAAAAGTTATTTTTCCTCTGTCCATGAATGGTGTTCGTTCAGGTGTGCAGGCGGTCTTTATCCCAAGTTTGAGCTTGTTTATGTTGACCCGCCTTATCGGTGGTAACCGTGTGATTACGCTGGGTACAGCCATTGAGCAGCATTTCTTGACAACCCAGAACTGGGGCATGGGCTCCACCATTGGTGTCGTCTTGATTCTTGCCATGCTGGCCATTATGTGGCTAACGAAAGAGAGGAAGAAATAA
- a CDS encoding ABC transporter substrate-binding protein, which produces MKRLTSFFVGILAIILVLWGISSKLEDDSTQGTTDKLVIYNWGDYIDPELLDEFTAETGIQVDYQTFDSNESMYTKIQQGGTTYDLAVPSEYMISKMAEEDMLIKLDKSKIEGLENIDPQFMGLSFDENNDYSIPYFWGTLGIVYNETMVDNPPQEWEDLWSEEYRDNIMLIDGVREVMGFGLQSLGYSLNSQDKAEIAQAAEHLYNLTPNVKAIVADEIKGYMIQDAAAIAVSFSGEASEMLDGNENLNYVVPSKGSNLWFDNMVIPKTAKNIDGAHAFMSFMLRPENALRNAEYVGYSTPIPAAKAMLDEETQNDEAFYPSEETMKEMEVYDNLGKEMLGLYNDLFLQFKMYRK; this is translated from the coding sequence ATGAAACGATTGACATCATTTTTTGTTGGTATTCTTGCTATCATTCTCGTACTTTGGGGAATTTCTAGCAAACTAGAGGATGATTCTACCCAAGGAACCACTGATAAATTGGTCATCTATAACTGGGGTGATTATATCGACCCAGAATTGTTGGACGAATTTACCGCCGAAACCGGTATCCAGGTTGATTACCAGACCTTTGATTCCAACGAGTCCATGTACACAAAGATTCAGCAGGGTGGGACAACCTATGACTTGGCTGTGCCGTCTGAGTACATGATTTCTAAGATGGCTGAAGAAGATATGCTGATCAAGTTGGATAAGTCGAAAATTGAGGGATTAGAAAATATCGACCCGCAATTTATGGGGCTCAGCTTTGATGAGAACAATGATTACTCCATTCCTTATTTCTGGGGAACCCTGGGAATTGTTTACAATGAAACCATGGTTGACAATCCGCCACAGGAATGGGAGGATTTGTGGTCTGAGGAATATCGTGACAATATCATGCTGATTGACGGTGTCCGTGAGGTCATGGGCTTTGGTTTACAATCTCTCGGCTACAGTCTCAATTCGCAGGATAAGGCTGAAATTGCCCAAGCTGCGGAACATCTCTATAACTTGACTCCGAATGTCAAAGCTATTGTTGCTGATGAAATCAAGGGTTACATGATTCAGGATGCGGCGGCTATTGCTGTCAGTTTCTCAGGTGAGGCCAGTGAAATGCTGGATGGCAATGAAAACCTGAACTATGTCGTACCGTCAAAAGGTTCTAACCTCTGGTTTGATAATATGGTTATTCCAAAGACAGCCAAGAACATCGACGGGGCCCATGCCTTTATGAGCTTCATGCTTCGTCCTGAAAATGCCCTTCGCAATGCGGAATATGTTGGCTACTCAACGCCGATTCCTGCAGCCAAGGCTATGTTGGATGAAGAAACTCAAAATGACGAAGCTTTCTATCCTTCCGAGGAAACCATGAAAGAGATGGAAGTCTATGACAACCTGGGCAAGGAAATGCTCGGTCTCTATAATGACCTCTTCCTACAATTTAAAATGTATCGGAAGTAG